The Streptomyces sp. TLI_105 DNA segment CGGCGGGCAGGACCTCGACGGTGGCGTCGGTCCGGTCGGCGGCGATGAGCCGGATGCGGCCGGCGGGGACGGCGAGGACGGCGGTGATCGGGGCGGTGGTGTCGAACTTCTGCATGGTGCTGCTCCTTCGTATGTAGCGGGCGCTGGTGCGCCGCGCCGTTTCCGATGAAGGAAAAGCTACGTTGCGTTCGATGACTCGGCAAGCACTTCGTTGCGCGAAAACGCCATCATCACAGGTCAGTTATAGGATTTCATTGCAATGGTCTGGCGTCTAATGCAACGATCCTCACTCGGTTCGTTGCAATGGATTGCGCGTGAACGCTATGCTGACGACCCCACGGACGACGAAGGAGACCGCGATGCCGGGAGGCAGACTCACCCAGCCCGAACGTCAGCAGATCGCGCTGGGACTCGCCGACGGCCTCGCGTACGCGGAGATCGCCCGGCGCCTCGACCGCCCGACCTCGACCGTCACCCGCGAGGTCATGCGCAACGGCGGCCCCACCGGATACCGCGCCGACCTCGCCCACCGCGCCACCGAGCAGCGCGCCCACCGCCGCAAGCCGGCCTCGCCCCGGGGAACGGCGGCCTCCCCGCAGGAACACGGGCGCGACGCCGAGGCCGTGCGCGCGTACGAGGAGACGTTCACGACCGTCATGATGGGCTCGGGCATGCCCAAGATGATGGCCCGTGTCATGGCGAGCCTGACGCTCGCCGACACGGGCAGCCTCACCGCGTCCGAGCTCGCCGAGCGCCTCCGGGTCAGCCCGGCGTCCATCTCCAAGGCGGTCGCGTTCCTCGACGAACAGGGCCTCGTCCGGCGGGAGCGCGACGACCGCCGCCGCGAGCGCTACACCGTCGACGACGACGTCTGGTACCAGGCGATGACGGCCTCCGCCCGGTCCATCGCGCAGATCGTCGACACCGCCCGGCAGGGCGTCACCGTCCTCGGCTCCGGCACCCCGGCCGGCCACCGCCTGGAGAACGTCGCCCGCTTCCTCGACTTCGTCTCCGAGAGCACGGCCCGGGCCGCCGAACAGGCCCGGGCCATCCTCCACTCGAAACCCCCCGCCCCGGGGGAGACCCCTACAGCCCCAGGCGGTAGCGGATCTTCTTGACGAGCTCCGTCAGGTCGGGCTGCCGGAGCAGGCTGTAGTGGTCCGCGTCGAGCTCCACGACCGTCGGCGGGCGGGTGGACCAGCCCGTGGCGTTCTCCAGGAACGAGTAGTCGTCGCCCTCCGCCTTGAAGAGCGTCACCGGGCAGTCCACCCGCCGCTCCGTCAGCTCCCGGAAGGTGTACGTGAACTCGAAGGTCTCCTCGACGATCGCGACGATCCGGTCGACGAGCTCCGGGTCCAGGGCCGGGAAGTCCTCCGCGACGCGCGCCACGAAGCTCCGCCGGTCACCGGCCCGCACACCCGTGTCGATCACGCCCGCGAAGACCGAGTACAGGATCGTCACGAACGCCGGGTTGTCGTACGTCGCGCCGCCCGTCTCCGAGGAGCGGACCTTCGGGGAGCCCGGGGCGATCAGGAAGAGGTGCTCCACCTGCTCCCCCGCCGCCTCCAGGAGGTGCGCCGACTCGAAGGCCACGCGGGCGCCGAAGGAGTAGCCCCACAGGGTGTACGGGCCGGTGGGCTGGCGGCGGCGGATCGCGGCCACGTCGGCGGCGGCCATCTCGCGGATCGTGGCGTACGGCTCCTCGCCCCGGTTGACGCCGTGCGCCTGCACCCCGTAGAAGGGCCGGTCGACGCCGACCTCCTCGGCCAGGTGCCGCAGGTTCATCGTGTAGCCGCCGAGCCCCGGCCAGCAGTACACGGGCGACTGCGCGCCGGCCGCGTGGAGCCGTACGAGACGGGAGGCGGGGGTGGCGGCGGCGCCGTCCAGCCGGTGTGCGAGCTTCTCGATCGTCGGGTGCTCGAAGAGGATCTGGAGCGGGAGTCCCGCGCCGAACTCGCGGTTGATCCGCGTCACCAGCGCGACCGCGATCAGCGAGTTCCCGCCGGACTCGAAGAAGTCGTCCAGGACCGAGACCGCCTCCACGTCCTCGTACTTCAGGGCCGCCGCCCAGACCTCCGCGAGCCTGCCCTCCGTCCGCGTACGGGGCGGGACGTGCGGACGGCCGTGCAGGCCCGCGTTGACCACGGCGAGGTCGGCGAGCGCCTTCGTGTCCACCTTGCCGTTCGCCGACAGGGGCAGCCGGTCCAGGACCACGACCCGGTTCGGGATCATGTAGTCCGGCAGGTGGTGCACGAGGTCGTCGCGGATCATCTCCGCCGGGCCCTTCATGTGGACCGTGTCCTCGTACATCCCCTCGCTCAGCCGCTGCTCCTCGCTCACCCGGCCGCCGACGAAGAAGTACGAGGGGCCGGTCCCCCGTCCCGCCGCCGTCAGGATCTCGTCCACGCGGCGGGCCGCCGGCAGCGGGTGGCCGGACTTGGAGCTGTAGCCCGAGGACATGAACCCGAGCCCGTGGCAGCCGAGTTGGAGGCGCTGGAGCGCGCGCCCTAGGTCGACGTACGCGCGATCCGTGTCCGCCGTCCGGCTGACGACGGTGACGCCGAGCGAGGCCCGCTCGTACACCGCCTGGTTGATCGCGATGACGTGCCTCTTCTCGACGAGGGAGGCCGAGACGGGGGTCAGTGCGCCGTTCTCGTAGGCGTACTGGGCCTCCGGGAGGTCCGGGATCCGGGTGCCGTGCGCCTGGACGTAGACGTCCACCTCCGGGTCCGTCCTCGCCCCCTCGTCGTACGGGACGACCTTCCAGCACCCGTCCCCGCACGCCCTGACGTCCAGGCCGTACCCGGGCAGGACCTCCTCGAAGAGGCCCACCATGTGGCCGGCCTCGATCTCCAGGACCTCCTGGATGTTGTTCCGGTAGACCGGTTCGATCGCGGACCGCTCGCCCCGGAAGGAGAGCCGCAGGGACGGTTCTCCGGCGGCCGGGAGCGGCTCCGTCAGGTACAGGCGGTGGCGAACCGGGTGGTAGTAGTACGTGCCCGGGTCCAGGCCCGCGATCCCGCGCGCCTCCACGGACAGCTGCGTCGCGTACAGCGCGCCCGGCGAGGCGTAGCCGTACTTCGGGAGGAGCCGCTCCTCGCTCGTGAACTGGC contains these protein-coding regions:
- a CDS encoding helix-turn-helix domain-containing protein; the encoded protein is MPGGRLTQPERQQIALGLADGLAYAEIARRLDRPTSTVTREVMRNGGPTGYRADLAHRATEQRAHRRKPASPRGTAASPQEHGRDAEAVRAYEETFTTVMMGSGMPKMMARVMASLTLADTGSLTASELAERLRVSPASISKAVAFLDEQGLVRRERDDRRRERYTVDDDVWYQAMTASARSIAQIVDTARQGVTVLGSGTPAGHRLENVARFLDFVSESTARAAEQARAILHSKPPAPGETPTAPGGSGSS
- a CDS encoding amino acid adenylation domain-containing protein, with the protein product MSTLDRLLRTTATTRPDTPAATFGEEALTFQELHDTAAALATHLRALGVAADARVGVYVEPSLDLMTGVWGVVLSGGAYVPLSPEYPEERLRYMIEDSGSRVVVTQDRFRDRVRELAPPGTEVVVIGDVPTAPAAPAPPVAPHDLAYVIYTSGSTGRPKGVMVEHRSIVSQMRWMATEHRLGPDAVVLQKTPMSFDAAQWEILAPAVGARVAVGPPGVYRDPEGLVDAVRASGATMLQGVPTLLQALVDTERLATCTSLRRVCSGGEILSRNLAAQLLAELPATELVNLYGPTECTINASSQTVDRATLADAPAAIPIGRPAHGTTFHIRDGELCIGGVQVARGYLDRPELTAERFLVTDTGERLYRTGDLAHWNEDGTVQFAGRADNQIKLRGFRVELDEIALAIEDHDWVKNAAVIVKDEPRTGFQNLVACVELSPKEAALMDQGNHGAHHQSKESKLQVKAQLSNAGTRADAELAGCPVVQLPGGTPTERMRRTVFARKTYRFYEGGEVTRADVLAALARRPEGVGSRPVGSLTAADLGELLRWFGQFTSEERLLPKYGYASPGALYATQLSVEARGIAGLDPGTYYYHPVRHRLYLTEPLPAAGEPSLRLSFRGERSAIEPVYRNNIQEVLEIEAGHMVGLFEEVLPGYGLDVRACGDGCWKVVPYDEGARTDPEVDVYVQAHGTRIPDLPEAQYAYENGALTPVSASLVEKRHVIAINQAVYERASLGVTVVSRTADTDRAYVDLGRALQRLQLGCHGLGFMSSGYSSKSGHPLPAARRVDEILTAAGRGTGPSYFFVGGRVSEEQRLSEGMYEDTVHMKGPAEMIRDDLVHHLPDYMIPNRVVVLDRLPLSANGKVDTKALADLAVVNAGLHGRPHVPPRTRTEGRLAEVWAAALKYEDVEAVSVLDDFFESGGNSLIAVALVTRINREFGAGLPLQILFEHPTIEKLAHRLDGAAATPASRLVRLHAAGAQSPVYCWPGLGGYTMNLRHLAEEVGVDRPFYGVQAHGVNRGEEPYATIREMAAADVAAIRRRQPTGPYTLWGYSFGARVAFESAHLLEAAGEQVEHLFLIAPGSPKVRSSETGGATYDNPAFVTILYSVFAGVIDTGVRAGDRRSFVARVAEDFPALDPELVDRIVAIVEETFEFTYTFRELTERRVDCPVTLFKAEGDDYSFLENATGWSTRPPTVVELDADHYSLLRQPDLTELVKKIRYRLGL